In Felis catus isolate Fca126 chromosome E1, F.catus_Fca126_mat1.0, whole genome shotgun sequence, the following proteins share a genomic window:
- the TMEM94 gene encoding transmembrane protein 94 isoform X10 yields the protein MLFKQTELWMPHRGKCTKGEPPLALGLSTRKALSILKEQLEAVLEGHLKERKKCLTWKEMWRSSFLHHSNRCSCFHWPGASLMLLAVLLLLGCHGGQPAGSHGAELVSASALCLLLLLNLILIGRQDRLKRREVERRLRGIIDQIQDALRDGKEIKWPDAMYPDLHMPFAPSWSLHWAYRDGHLVNLPVSLLVEGDIIALRPGQESFASLRGIKDDEHIVLEPGDLFPPFSPPPSPRGEVKKGPQNPQQHRLFRVLETPVIDNIRWCLDMALSRPVTALDNERFTVQSVMLHYAVPVVLAGFLITNALRFMLNAPGVTSWQYTLLQLQVNGVLPVLPLLFPALWVLATACGEARVLAQMSKASPSSLLAKFSEDTLSSYTEAVSSQEMLRCIWGHFLRVIQGTSPTLSHSSSLLHSLGSVTVLCCVDKQGILSWPNPSPETVLFFSGKVEPPHSSHEDLTDDLSTRSFCHPEPHERDALLAGSLNTSLHLSNEQERGDWPGDGPKPPEFYSHHKAHGRSKHPSGSNVSFSRDTEGGEEEPGKAQPGLEGEPYEAEDFVCDYHLEMLSLSQDQQNPSCIQFDDSNWQVHLTSLKPLGLNVLLNLCNASVTERLCRFSDHLCNIALQESHSAVLPVHVPWGLCELARLIGFTPGAKELFKQENHLALYRLPSAEMVKETSLGRLSCVTKRRPPLSHMISLFIKDTTTSTEQMLSHGTADVVLEACTDFWDGADIYPLSGSDRKKVLDFYQRACLSGYCSAFAYKPMSCALSSQLNGKCIELVQAPGQSSIFTMCELPSTVPIKLSTRRNSWSSDGIGEVLEKEDCMQALSGQIFMGMVSSQYQARLDIVRLIDGLVNACIRFVYFSLEDELKSKVFAEKMGLETGWNCHISLTPNGDMPGSEIPPSSPSHAGSLHDDLNQVSRDDAEGLLLMEEEGHSDLISFQPTDSDLPSFLEDCNRAKLPRGIHQVRPHLQNIDNVPLLVPLFTDCTPETMCEMIKIMQEYGEVTCCLGSSANLRNSCLFLQSDISIALDPLYPSRCSWETFGYATSTSMAQASDGLSPLQLSGQLNSLPCSLTFRQEETISIIRLIEQARHATYGIRKCFLFLLQCQLTLVVIQFLSCLVQLPPLLSTTDILWLSCFCYPLLSISLLGKPPHSSIMSMATGKNLQSIPKKTQHYFLLCFLLKFSLTVSSCLICFGFTLQSFCDSSRARNLTNCSSIMLSSHADTAPAWFDDFANGLLTAQKLTAALTVLHTVFISITHVHRTKPLWRKSPLTNLWWAVTVPVVLLGQVGQTAVDLQLWTHRDSRVHFGLEDVPLLTWLLGCLSLVLVVVTNEIVKLHEIRVRVRYQKRQKLQFETKLGMNSPF from the exons ATGCTCTTTAAGCAGACAGAGCTATGGATGCCCCATCGGGGCAAATGCACCAAA GGCGAGCCACCCTTGGCCCTGGGCCTGTCCACCCGGAAGGCCCTCAGCATCCTGAAGGAGCAGCTCGAGGCGGTGCTGGAAGGACACCTGAAGGAACGGAAGAAATGTCTCACGTGGAAG GAGATGTGGAGAAGCAGCTTCCTGCACCACAGTAACCGCTGCTCCTGCTTCCACTGGCCGGGCGCCTCGCTCATGCTGCTGgcggtgctgctgctgctgggctgCCACGGGGGCCAGCCGGCTGGCAG CCACGGGGCCGAGCTGGTGAGCGCCTCGGCGCTGTGCCTCCTGCTCCTTCTCAACCTCATCCTCATCGGGCGGCAAGATCGGCTGAAGCGCAGGGAGGTAGAGCGGAGGCTCCGAGGGATCATTGACCAAATCCAAG ATGCGCTCAGGGATGGCAAGGAGATCAAGTGGCCGGATGCCATGTACCCAGACCTCCACATGCCCTTTGCACCATCCTGGTCCCTGCACTGGGCATACAGAGATGGACATCTGGTCAACCTGCCAGTTAGCCTGTTGGTGGAAGGAGACATCATAGCTCTGAGGCCCGGCCAGGAATCGTTCGCCTCTCTGAGGGGGATCAAG GATGATGAACACATTGTCTTAGAGCCTGGAGACctgtttccccctttctctccacccccttcccccaggggAGAAGTGAAGAAAGGGCCACAGAACCCCCAGCAGCACAGACTCTTCCGCGTCCTTGAGACCCCTGTGATTGACAACATCAG GTGGTGCCTGGACATGGCCCTGTCCCGCCCAGTCACTGCTCTGGACAACGAGCGGTTCACGGTGCAGTCGGTGATGTTGCACTACGCTGTGCCTGTGGTCCTG GCCGGCTTCCTCATCACCAATGCCCTGCGCTTTATGCTGAATGCCCCTGGGGTCACGTCCTGGCAGTACACCCTCCTCCAGCTACAG GTGAACGGCGTCCTGCCCGTCCTCCCCCTGCTCTTTCCAGCCCTCTGGGTTCTGGCGACCGCCTGTGGAGAAGCCCGCGTCCTGGCTCAGATGAGCAAGGCCTCTCCCAGCTCCTTG CTGGCCAAGTTCTCGGAGGACACTCTCAGCAGCTATACAGAAGCCGTCTCCTCTCAG GAAATGCTACGCTGCATTTGGGGTCACTTCCTGCGGGTGATCCAGGGGACGTCGCCGACGCTGAGCCATAGTTCCAGCCTGTTGCACAGCTTGGGCTCTGTCACG GTCCTATGCTGTGTGGACAAACAGGGGATCCTGTCGTGGCCAAACCCCAGCCCGGAGACCGTGTTGTTCTTCAGTGGGAAGGTGGAGCCCCCACACAGCAGCCACGAGGACCTAACAGATGACCTGTCCACCCGCTCCTTCTGCCACCCCGAG CCCCACGAACGAGATGCCCTCCTGGCTGGCTCCCTGAACACTTCCCTGCACCTTTCCAATGAGCAGGAACGCGGTGACTGGCCCGGTGACGGTCCCAAGCCCCCTGAATTCTACTCTCACCACAAAGCACACGGCCGCAGCAAACACCCATCCGGCTCCAATGTGAGCTTCAGCAGGGACACAGAGGGTGGTGAAGAAGAGCCTGGCAAG GCCCAGCCCGGACTGGAGGGCGAGCCGTACGAAGCGGAGGACTTTGTGTGTGACTACCACCTGGAGATGCTGAGCCTGTCACAGGACCAGCAGAACCCCTCCTGCATCCAGTTCGATGACTCCAACTGGCAGGTGCACCTTACCTCCCTGAAGCCCCTGGGTCTCAACGTGCTGCTGAACTTGTGTAACGCCAGCGTCACGGAGCGGCTGTGCCGGTTCTCAGACCACCTGTGCAACATCGCCCTGCAGGAGAGCCACAGCGCCGTCCTGCCCGTGCACGTACCCTGGGGCCTCTGCGAGCTGGCCCGCCTCATAG GCTTCACTCCTGGGGCCAAGGAGCTCTTCAAACAGGAAAACCACCTTGCACTCTACCGCCTCCCCAGTGCCGAGATGGTGAAGGAAACCTCGCTGGGAAGGCTCTCCTGTGTCACCAAGCGGCGCCCCCCCCTCAGCCACATGATCAGCCTCTTCATCAAGGACACCACCACCA gTACAGAACAGATGCTGTCCCATGGCACGGCGGACGTGGTCTTAGAGGCCTGCACAGACTTCTGGGACGGGGCCGACATCTACCCTCTTTCGGGTTCTGACAG AAAGAAAGTGCTGGATTTCTACCAGCGAGCCTGCTTGTCTGGCTACTGCTCTGCCTTTGCCTACAAGCCCATGAGCTGCGCCCTGTCCTCTCAACTCAACGGCAAGTGCATTGAGCTGGTGCAGGCACCTGGCCAAAGCAGCATCTTCACCATGTGCGAGCTGCCCAGCACTGTCCCCATCAAGCTCAGCACCCGCCGCAACAGCTGGAGCTCTGACG GGATCGGGGAGGTGCTGGAGAAGGAAGACTGTATGCAGGCCCTGAGCGGCCAGATCTTCATGGGCATGGTGTCCTCCCAGTACCAGGCCCGGCTGGACATCGTGCGCCTCATCGACGGGCTGGTCAATGCCTGCATCCGCTTCGTCTACTTCTCTTTGGAGGATGAGCTCAAAAGCAAG GTGTTTGCAGAAAAGATGGGCCTGGAGACAGGTTGGAACTGCCACATCTCTCTCACGCCCAATGGGGACATGCCTGGCTCTGAGATCCCCCCCTCCAGCCCTAGCCATGCTGGCTCCCTGCATGATGACCTGAATCAGG TGTCCCGAGACGATGCAGAAGGGCTCCTTCTGATGGAGGAGGAGGGTCACTCTGACCTCATTAGCTTCCAGCCGACAGACAGTGACCTCCCCAGCTTCCTGGAGGACTGCAACCGG GCCAAGCTGCCCCGAGGCATCCACCAGGTGCGTCCCCACCTGCAGAACATTGACAACGTGCCCCTGCTAGTGCCCCTGTTCACCGACTGTACCCCCGAGA CCATGTGTGAGATGATCAAGATCATGCAGGAATATGGGGAGGTGACCTGCTGCCTGGGCAGCTCTGCCAACCTCAGGAACAGTTGCCTTTTCCTCCAGAGCGACATCAG CATCGCCCTGGATCCCCTGTACCCATCCCGCTGCTCCTGGGAGACCTTTGGCTACGCCACCAGCACCAGCATGGCCCAGGCCTCGGATGGCCTTTCTCCCCTGCAGCTCTCGGGGCAGCTCAACAGCCTGCCCTGCTCCCTGACATTTCGCCAGGAAGAGACCATCAGCATCATCCGGCTCATTGAGCAG GCTCGGCACGCCACCTACGGCATTCGCAAGTGCTTCCTCTTCCTGCTGCAATGCCAGTTGACTCTGGTGGTCATCCAG TTCCTGTCTTGTCTGGTTCAGCTGCCACCGCTGCTGAGTACCACTGACATCCTGTGGCTGTCCTGCTTTTGCTACCCTCTGCTCAG CATCTCTCTGCTGGGAAAGCCCCCGCATAGCTCCATCATGTCTATGGCCACGGGGAAGAACCTTCAGTCCATTCCTAAGAAG ACCCAGCACTACTTCCTGCTCTGCTTCCTGCTCAAATTCAGCCTCACCGTCAGCTCGTGCCTCATCTGCTTTGGCTTCACGCTGCAGAGCTTCTGTGACAGCTCCCGGGCCCGCAACCTCACCAACTGCTCCTCCATCATGCTGAGCAG TCACGCCGACACAGCTCCAGCCTGGTTTGACGACTTTGCCAACGGGCTGCTGACGGCCCAGAAGCTCACGGCGGCCCTGACCGTCCTGCACACGG TCTTCATTTCTATCACCCACGTGCATCGCACCAAGCCCCTGTGGAGAAAGAGCCCCTTGACAAACCTCTGGTGGGCCGTGACGGTGCCCGTGGT CCTGCTGGGGCAGGTGGGCCAGACGGCAGTGGACCTACAGCTGTGGACGCACAGGGACAGCCGTGTCCACTTTGGCCTGGAGGACGTGCCTCTGCTGACATGGCTCCTGGGCTGCCTCTCCCTGGTCCTTGTGGTGGTCACCAACGAGATCGTGAAGCTGCATGAGATTCG GGTCCGGGTTCGCTACCAGAAGCGACAGAAACTGCAGTTTGAAACGAAGCTGGGCATGAACTCCCCCTTCTGA
- the TMEM94 gene encoding transmembrane protein 94 isoform X9: MLFKQTELWMPHRGKCTKGEPPLALGLSTRKALSILKEQLEAVLEGHLKERKKCLTWKEMWRSSFLHHSNRCSCFHWPGASLMLLAVLLLLGCHGGQPAGSHGAELVSASALCLLLLLNLILIGRQDRLKRREVERRLRGIIDQIQDALRDGKEIKWPDAMYPDLHMPFAPSWSLHWAYRDGHLVNLPVSLLVEGDIIALRPGQESFASLRGIKDDEHIVLEPGDLFPPFSPPPSPRGEVKKGPQNPQQHRLFRVLETPVIDNIRWCLDMALSRPVTALDNERFTVQSVMLHYAVPVVLAGFLITNALRFMLNAPGVTSWQYTLLQLQVNGVLPVLPLLFPALWVLATACGEARVLAQMSKASPSSLLAKFSEDTLSSYTEAVSSQEMLRCIWGHFLRVIQGTSPTLSHSSSLLHSLGSVTVLCCVDKQGILSWPNPSPETVLFFSGKVEPPHSSHEDLTDDLSTRSFCHPEPHERDALLAGSLNTSLHLSNEQERGDWPGDGPKPPEFYSHHKAHGRSKHPSGSNVSFSRDTEGGEEEPGKAQPGLEGEPYEAEDFVCDYHLEMLSLSQDQQNPSCIQFDDSNWQVHLTSLKPLGLNVLLNLCNASVTERLCRFSDHLCNIALQESHSAVLPVHVPWGLCELARLIGFTPGAKELFKQENHLALYRLPSAEMVKETSLGRLSCVTKRRPPLSHMISLFIKDTTTSTEQMLSHGTADVVLEACTDFWDGADIYPLSGSDRKKVLDFYQRACLSGYCSAFAYKPMSCALSSQLNGKCIELVQAPGQSSIFTMCELPSTVPIKLSTRRNSWSSDEGIGEVLEKEDCMQALSGQIFMGMVSSQYQARLDIVRLIDGLVNACIRFVYFSLEDELKSKVFAEKMGLETGWNCHISLTPNGDMPGSEIPPSSPSHAGSLHDDLNQVSRDDAEGLLLMEEEGHSDLISFQPTDSDLPSFLEDCNRAKLPRGIHQVRPHLQNIDNVPLLVPLFTDCTPETMCEMIKIMQEYGEVTCCLGSSANLRNSCLFLQSDISIALDPLYPSRCSWETFGYATSTSMAQASDGLSPLQLSGQLNSLPCSLTFRQEETISIIRLIEQARHATYGIRKCFLFLLQCQLTLVVIQFLSCLVQLPPLLSTTDILWLSCFCYPLLSISLLGKPPHSSIMSMATGKNLQSIPKKTQHYFLLCFLLKFSLTVSSCLICFGFTLQSFCDSSRARNLTNCSSIMLSSHADTAPAWFDDFANGLLTAQKLTAALTVLHTVFISITHVHRTKPLWRKSPLTNLWWAVTVPVVLLGQVGQTAVDLQLWTHRDSRVHFGLEDVPLLTWLLGCLSLVLVVVTNEIVKLHEIRVRVRYQKRQKLQFETKLGMNSPF; the protein is encoded by the exons ATGCTCTTTAAGCAGACAGAGCTATGGATGCCCCATCGGGGCAAATGCACCAAA GGCGAGCCACCCTTGGCCCTGGGCCTGTCCACCCGGAAGGCCCTCAGCATCCTGAAGGAGCAGCTCGAGGCGGTGCTGGAAGGACACCTGAAGGAACGGAAGAAATGTCTCACGTGGAAG GAGATGTGGAGAAGCAGCTTCCTGCACCACAGTAACCGCTGCTCCTGCTTCCACTGGCCGGGCGCCTCGCTCATGCTGCTGgcggtgctgctgctgctgggctgCCACGGGGGCCAGCCGGCTGGCAG CCACGGGGCCGAGCTGGTGAGCGCCTCGGCGCTGTGCCTCCTGCTCCTTCTCAACCTCATCCTCATCGGGCGGCAAGATCGGCTGAAGCGCAGGGAGGTAGAGCGGAGGCTCCGAGGGATCATTGACCAAATCCAAG ATGCGCTCAGGGATGGCAAGGAGATCAAGTGGCCGGATGCCATGTACCCAGACCTCCACATGCCCTTTGCACCATCCTGGTCCCTGCACTGGGCATACAGAGATGGACATCTGGTCAACCTGCCAGTTAGCCTGTTGGTGGAAGGAGACATCATAGCTCTGAGGCCCGGCCAGGAATCGTTCGCCTCTCTGAGGGGGATCAAG GATGATGAACACATTGTCTTAGAGCCTGGAGACctgtttccccctttctctccacccccttcccccaggggAGAAGTGAAGAAAGGGCCACAGAACCCCCAGCAGCACAGACTCTTCCGCGTCCTTGAGACCCCTGTGATTGACAACATCAG GTGGTGCCTGGACATGGCCCTGTCCCGCCCAGTCACTGCTCTGGACAACGAGCGGTTCACGGTGCAGTCGGTGATGTTGCACTACGCTGTGCCTGTGGTCCTG GCCGGCTTCCTCATCACCAATGCCCTGCGCTTTATGCTGAATGCCCCTGGGGTCACGTCCTGGCAGTACACCCTCCTCCAGCTACAG GTGAACGGCGTCCTGCCCGTCCTCCCCCTGCTCTTTCCAGCCCTCTGGGTTCTGGCGACCGCCTGTGGAGAAGCCCGCGTCCTGGCTCAGATGAGCAAGGCCTCTCCCAGCTCCTTG CTGGCCAAGTTCTCGGAGGACACTCTCAGCAGCTATACAGAAGCCGTCTCCTCTCAG GAAATGCTACGCTGCATTTGGGGTCACTTCCTGCGGGTGATCCAGGGGACGTCGCCGACGCTGAGCCATAGTTCCAGCCTGTTGCACAGCTTGGGCTCTGTCACG GTCCTATGCTGTGTGGACAAACAGGGGATCCTGTCGTGGCCAAACCCCAGCCCGGAGACCGTGTTGTTCTTCAGTGGGAAGGTGGAGCCCCCACACAGCAGCCACGAGGACCTAACAGATGACCTGTCCACCCGCTCCTTCTGCCACCCCGAG CCCCACGAACGAGATGCCCTCCTGGCTGGCTCCCTGAACACTTCCCTGCACCTTTCCAATGAGCAGGAACGCGGTGACTGGCCCGGTGACGGTCCCAAGCCCCCTGAATTCTACTCTCACCACAAAGCACACGGCCGCAGCAAACACCCATCCGGCTCCAATGTGAGCTTCAGCAGGGACACAGAGGGTGGTGAAGAAGAGCCTGGCAAG GCCCAGCCCGGACTGGAGGGCGAGCCGTACGAAGCGGAGGACTTTGTGTGTGACTACCACCTGGAGATGCTGAGCCTGTCACAGGACCAGCAGAACCCCTCCTGCATCCAGTTCGATGACTCCAACTGGCAGGTGCACCTTACCTCCCTGAAGCCCCTGGGTCTCAACGTGCTGCTGAACTTGTGTAACGCCAGCGTCACGGAGCGGCTGTGCCGGTTCTCAGACCACCTGTGCAACATCGCCCTGCAGGAGAGCCACAGCGCCGTCCTGCCCGTGCACGTACCCTGGGGCCTCTGCGAGCTGGCCCGCCTCATAG GCTTCACTCCTGGGGCCAAGGAGCTCTTCAAACAGGAAAACCACCTTGCACTCTACCGCCTCCCCAGTGCCGAGATGGTGAAGGAAACCTCGCTGGGAAGGCTCTCCTGTGTCACCAAGCGGCGCCCCCCCCTCAGCCACATGATCAGCCTCTTCATCAAGGACACCACCACCA gTACAGAACAGATGCTGTCCCATGGCACGGCGGACGTGGTCTTAGAGGCCTGCACAGACTTCTGGGACGGGGCCGACATCTACCCTCTTTCGGGTTCTGACAG AAAGAAAGTGCTGGATTTCTACCAGCGAGCCTGCTTGTCTGGCTACTGCTCTGCCTTTGCCTACAAGCCCATGAGCTGCGCCCTGTCCTCTCAACTCAACGGCAAGTGCATTGAGCTGGTGCAGGCACCTGGCCAAAGCAGCATCTTCACCATGTGCGAGCTGCCCAGCACTGTCCCCATCAAGCTCAGCACCCGCCGCAACAGCTGGAGCTCTGACG AAGGGATCGGGGAGGTGCTGGAGAAGGAAGACTGTATGCAGGCCCTGAGCGGCCAGATCTTCATGGGCATGGTGTCCTCCCAGTACCAGGCCCGGCTGGACATCGTGCGCCTCATCGACGGGCTGGTCAATGCCTGCATCCGCTTCGTCTACTTCTCTTTGGAGGATGAGCTCAAAAGCAAG GTGTTTGCAGAAAAGATGGGCCTGGAGACAGGTTGGAACTGCCACATCTCTCTCACGCCCAATGGGGACATGCCTGGCTCTGAGATCCCCCCCTCCAGCCCTAGCCATGCTGGCTCCCTGCATGATGACCTGAATCAGG TGTCCCGAGACGATGCAGAAGGGCTCCTTCTGATGGAGGAGGAGGGTCACTCTGACCTCATTAGCTTCCAGCCGACAGACAGTGACCTCCCCAGCTTCCTGGAGGACTGCAACCGG GCCAAGCTGCCCCGAGGCATCCACCAGGTGCGTCCCCACCTGCAGAACATTGACAACGTGCCCCTGCTAGTGCCCCTGTTCACCGACTGTACCCCCGAGA CCATGTGTGAGATGATCAAGATCATGCAGGAATATGGGGAGGTGACCTGCTGCCTGGGCAGCTCTGCCAACCTCAGGAACAGTTGCCTTTTCCTCCAGAGCGACATCAG CATCGCCCTGGATCCCCTGTACCCATCCCGCTGCTCCTGGGAGACCTTTGGCTACGCCACCAGCACCAGCATGGCCCAGGCCTCGGATGGCCTTTCTCCCCTGCAGCTCTCGGGGCAGCTCAACAGCCTGCCCTGCTCCCTGACATTTCGCCAGGAAGAGACCATCAGCATCATCCGGCTCATTGAGCAG GCTCGGCACGCCACCTACGGCATTCGCAAGTGCTTCCTCTTCCTGCTGCAATGCCAGTTGACTCTGGTGGTCATCCAG TTCCTGTCTTGTCTGGTTCAGCTGCCACCGCTGCTGAGTACCACTGACATCCTGTGGCTGTCCTGCTTTTGCTACCCTCTGCTCAG CATCTCTCTGCTGGGAAAGCCCCCGCATAGCTCCATCATGTCTATGGCCACGGGGAAGAACCTTCAGTCCATTCCTAAGAAG ACCCAGCACTACTTCCTGCTCTGCTTCCTGCTCAAATTCAGCCTCACCGTCAGCTCGTGCCTCATCTGCTTTGGCTTCACGCTGCAGAGCTTCTGTGACAGCTCCCGGGCCCGCAACCTCACCAACTGCTCCTCCATCATGCTGAGCAG TCACGCCGACACAGCTCCAGCCTGGTTTGACGACTTTGCCAACGGGCTGCTGACGGCCCAGAAGCTCACGGCGGCCCTGACCGTCCTGCACACGG TCTTCATTTCTATCACCCACGTGCATCGCACCAAGCCCCTGTGGAGAAAGAGCCCCTTGACAAACCTCTGGTGGGCCGTGACGGTGCCCGTGGT CCTGCTGGGGCAGGTGGGCCAGACGGCAGTGGACCTACAGCTGTGGACGCACAGGGACAGCCGTGTCCACTTTGGCCTGGAGGACGTGCCTCTGCTGACATGGCTCCTGGGCTGCCTCTCCCTGGTCCTTGTGGTGGTCACCAACGAGATCGTGAAGCTGCATGAGATTCG GGTCCGGGTTCGCTACCAGAAGCGACAGAAACTGCAGTTTGAAACGAAGCTGGGCATGAACTCCCCCTTCTGA